gaaaacatgtatGTGACTCTCACCTTAAAACAGCATTCATTCAGGATATTCGAGTTACAGAAAGGAAACAACTATATGGTTGCATAGTGTCAAATTATGCATTTACTAATCAATCAAAACTTCTCAATTCTCAAGCTTTACCAGTTGCATGATATACTGGGAGAGAATATCTTCTTTGTGGTCAAATTAGAAGtacagtaaaaaaaaagttttacgCCATTTCGTGTTTCAGCAGTTCTCAACAAACACTAATCCTAACACAATTTAACCCTGATATCTACTAGAACTTTTGCAGTATTACCTTATGGCTTTTTGTAATTGCACTTCCTGCTTCATCTATAGTGTTCGCCTAGGGCGTCGGATTGCTCTTCCCTGTTAACACAGTTGCACAAAGAGTATAAGCAAGGAAATGATAATTAACTATCAACACGAGTGGGTAAGAGGAGCAATATTATAAGCATATTTAGGAAAAGCATACCTTGCTGATGCCCAAGTACTTGAGGTGTGGGGGAACTCAGCAAACACATTTGAGTAAGACTTGGTCAAATACGAAAAGTTAGCAATTGGAGGAAGCGCAGGCACCCTTTCACCTTTTCTCAAAAGGTCTTGCAAGTTCAGCCTCTGCAAAGTCAAGACAGCCCTAGACTCCTTCCAAATGAAGGCAAGGTGACCATCTTGAAATACAAAGAGGGAACCCGGTTTTGAGCCTGGGTATCTAAAACCATAACCATTTGCAATACCCTCTCCTTTCAAAGCATGCTTGATGTTCACAGTCAGGGAATCTACATCCGTATCCCAAGGAAATGGATCTGTTGAAGGTTCATCGATGTTCACAATAAACACTGCTGAGCCATTAGGATGCAGAACATAGTGTGTACCCTCTAAAATTTTGGTTGCAATCAGATGTTGTTGCCCCTGGCACTCCTCATAAGAAagtaaaagaaagaagagagccTTTCCGGGCTTATCTTTGGTGGGCTTCCCTGGAGGCCAACCAAAAGTTCCTCCCCATAAACCAGCATACTCATGATCAGCAGTTGGGATGCGCAAGGGCAATTTGTAAATGGCAAATCGACTATCATGCATGTTTGGCCATGCTCGATAAGAAGATAACTTCGCACTTGAAGCATGTAGAGTCAGTCCTATGGTATCACCTGAACTCAGAAACTCTTGAAGGGATGCATACTTACTCTCACTGCTGGAAGAACTATTCTTTGAGTTGCCATTGAATGAGTTTGACTTTCCCAGGATTTGATTGAGACTATCCTTAAAGTACCTGCCAAGAGTTTTCCGCCTGGGGCTTTGTCTGTGACCACCGTCCTCATTAATATTACTTTGCAAAGCACTTGTACGATCAAGACTCTTTCTAAACTCATTCAATTGCAGCTGAGCACAATCAAACGGCAGTTGATTTCTTGCCTTCGAGTCCACGTCACCTTCACCAAGCTTTAGCATTTGAAGAAGCATTGATCTTCGTTCACATAAGAGCACCATATCCTTCTGAAAGTTCTCCCCATCGTCCCTCAACCGAGGAAAGAGAGGGCCAATTGCTACATTAGGAACCTTCAGACGAATTTGGCTTGTAACAACATCCAGCAGCTTTCTCCTGTCACTGAAACCCAATCGACTGAAGGGCACCATGGTTTCACCCTGTCCAAACACCATCTGCGACCTTGAGAGTCCACTATCTGACCTGCAAATATTCTTTGACAGCTCCGAATCCGAATAGTTAACCAAACTCTTACTATGCAATAATGATTTACCCCCATTTTTCGGTTGTCTAAGCTCAATCTCAAGCAACAGCACATTACACGACCTGCCAACAGGTTTCACTAAACCAGGATACACATAGTTACAACCCCTCTCCCTTCCATGCAGAAAAAATGCTGTCGAACCATCGAAATCACCAATGATCTCAAACACAGGAGCCCATAGAATAGGGCCATGTTCGATCCCTAAAGGGCCAAGCTCCTGAGGTATTACGCGGCACCCAACAACAGAAACAAAACCAGGCATGACATAGACTACATTCCCAAGCTCCGGATTCTGGTGAACCCATATCCCCATAAGCGGCTGAACACTAAACAGAAAGCGGCACAGCGCCTTGTAAGAGGAGACGGCCTTTCGCCACTCGATGAGGTCTTGGATAGGAACAATCCCAATTTGTTCACATTGAGTAAGCCAGACCTTTTCACAGTCCACAACTGCATGTAAATTCCGGCAGCATAGCCCCAGATTGCATATGTCCTTAACTGACAGTGAACATGTGATAATGGAAAACACATCATCTGACAGAGCCAAAAGCAAACTCGAGCCACACGACTCGGATGACATGAGTATAAGGATTCCACTAACAACCAACAAGTTCCTTATATAGCTACAAGCCAACAACAAAGCTATGCTTAGATATATGCACAATCCTCACAATTCACAACACACAAACACTATTCTGAATCTCATATAAGCAAGCAGATCAATTAACCACTAAATTCATGCTTAGGGATCAAAAAGATAAAAAGGGTTTACAGATCAGACCTGGAACTGAATTGGGTCGGGCTCAAACTATTCAATTCTTGAAGCAAACAGAACAAATCCCAATTGGGTCTTTCCCAGACCTCCCAAAACTCAAAGACTCGTCGCAATTTAATCAAAGCTCAGTGCTTTATTCAGTCAAGAGtgaaatgatgatgatggggtTGACGGGTTGGGGTAAAAATGGGTCTTCGTCGACTCACACTCACTATAGTTTTTGGGTTGTTGGCTGCAGGCAGGCAGCCAATGTTGAATCGAGAGAGCTAAACGCTCAAAAGTAAcaagatatatattttctcaGTGATTCAATTGACTGCCTACTGTGTCAAGTCAAGGGTGGAGGAATGATTAGCCTATAGACCCAATTACGTACATATATCTTTCGAGTTCTGTCTTCTACAGTTCTAGTACACGTGGAGAGTGCATATGCATGCCCTGATTCACGGGCGATTCTGCTTTTCTATTAACAATTTTTGAGGAAATTATTATGAAatattctatttttttatGGAGGAAGCAACCTTTCAATGTGTTGCATGTATATATCTCTAATTAATCAAGCAAATAGTGTTTATGGAACTGTCAAACCCCTTATTTCCGTAATACTCAGGGTGAACACAAATCAATACGGTTCGATTTTGGACAAAACTCATAACTtaattcaaattttaaatttaattcggtccggtttggtttttttatTATAGAGATTGTGACtcacaacccaacccaacccacacggttcagttcggttttatccgtattaatttcaaaatacaaaatttaaaataaagatgaaaaacaaatggTCTGGTTGATTATTCCATACCTAATTGACTCTAACATCTCCACAATGCATATTTAGcttaagtaaaaaaaaatctactcCATTAACATCAGAGAAGAACAAAAATGTTTGCACTCCCTGTAGGTTTAGAAATTGAACCTCGCTAAGTCTGTCGTGTAGGTCAATTGGTATGTCCAAGTCTTCTTTCACGTCTCATGTGAGCCGTCATTAATACTTATTCACTGAGGATATAAAACATTAATAGAATCAttgattagaaaattcaattTTAAGAGTCACGGTACAAAAATATGAGACGGGAAATGGAGATCGAATGAGGAGGGAGGAGAGAAGATGGAGGATGGAGGAGGGGGGAGTTATATGGACTGGTATTGCGGAATGAAGTGAACTTTTAATATAACGCTAAACTAAAGAGTTGAGCATTTAGAAAAAGAGAAGGCCataagtttttgttttgtctGAGAGATGAGAGATACCGCAAGATTGATTAGATCAATTAGGTTTATGCTAGctttagttttatttatttttaaataataaaagtaaaaatataccaaaatgTTGACTTCTGGTTTATTTGGGCCGGTTCGGTTTTGTTCGGTTTTATGAGAGACTAAACTCAAAATCCAACCCAAATATAATCGGTTCtattagtttttattttcaattcggtttttttttcggttttcgggtctGCGTGTCCACCGCTACGTAATACCCCTTAGAAATAGTCATCTACCATAGAAAAATGATAAAACAGTAAAATCATGATAAGTAGTACCGAAATATATTGTAATTATAACCCACTCCCATCTTCTCTTGACTTGTGAAAACTACTAGGGCGTCTTGTTCTAGTGATTGATACATCGTTCATAGTAATGGTGGGAACAACGCAAGTGTTCCGATGGAACATCGCCCCCATTATTTGATTTCCAACAGTGATGGTTTAAATacagaggaggaagaaatggaAGGATGTGAACAATGTTAATCTCTCCCCATTTTGAATTCCAGAATTTGTTTGAGGTATGATTTCACTCAAGAGCCCTGGTTTTTATGTACACATAAAACTGTTGGAAATTAAGTAGTGTGCGTGTTATTCTCTGCCCATTCTGATTTCATGTTTATTGatcttttttaatttgaataaGATCGATTTATAAAAGTGTAACTAGAGATCAAATGAGAAAGAACACGTTTTTCTAAAAGCTATATTTTCATACTTGTTAAAATCTGTATTTGTCCAAACAACAATAGTATTAGATTTTTTATGAACTACGCCTCAATTTAGATTTTTaaatcactcaaaaatatttaaaaacgaAAAAATTATGGCTAATCAAAATTTGAACAATAATACTTACAACCAGATGACCTAAAAAAATACTGGTTCCAATCtgaaatatacaatatataggACTCATAGGAGAGAAGATAGTGATAACAGAGCTTGATTGCAGTCTGAACAAAGCGAAGGGGGCCGGAGAGGAAGATTTTGGTGTGGCGATGAGAGAGTGGATTTGATCGAGCTAGTAAAAGTTAGAgtataattttgaaaaataaatttgaaagtaatgAAAGGGAGAAAGTAGCTAACGTCTaacacatttttttagttgattgagaaaatgagaTCTTAGGACTTTGTCCAGCTATAAATTTGATTCAAGAGAAGGATCTCATTTAGGGTTTAGCTATCTTTAACaatgagaaattattatatatatgtcacaTATCCCACGTGACGTACCTTTAATGTTATTAGActattttttattgtgattgtttttgattggttcttatatgtaaataaaatttcattattttcaccGCGTGTATATTAATTATACTATGACATCATTTGACTAGATACTGCCATGTGGTGTAGCgggtacacataataattactcatTTAACAATATTTTTGCTCATCTCTTGTTCTAAGTTTCTTTGCATATAAGCTGTTTCAAATCCTTACTAATCATACCGAGACATAAGCTGTCAAAGCAGACATATATGCATGGAGTAAGTTCCAGCAGGCTCTTCTGCTCTCATGCATATCTCGATCTTCGAATTCTTCTCATCCAGTCAGCCGCTTCTGTAATCCACATCGGAACCTGGCTACTCGATGCGCTATTGTGACATTGTAATCTACTCAATGTCGATGCTGAATGCATCTCGCATAGTTGGGGATAAATCATTCCGAGCCACATTTCTACGAACCAGGGCATGAGTCTCCGACTCGTGCTGAGACCTCTGTACCAACTCATCAAGCTCCCACTTTCTAGCTTCAACTTGCTTTTCAGAAATAGGCTTTTTCAAACCAAGGTAAAAGTTTCCAAGTCCAATTAGCACGCATGCAAAGAGCAAGAGAATGGCAGTAAATACAACGAAGGCATATGGTGCGTTTTTTGCTCCAGGCATTCCATCAACATTAATACCAAACAGCCAGGTGATGATGGAAATTACAAGGCCACAGCCACCAAAAACACCAAGTTTATGTGTCACTCTGAGGCTTCTATCCTGCATCACATCCTGAATTTCAAATAAGCGTCCGCGAACTGCTTCTTGCTCCTCAATCATTTCTCGTGTACTCTTTCTTATTTTCTCCAGTAAGTTTCTTGTTGTATTTCCACTCAATTGTTCAAGAAGCTCAAACAATATCTCCTCCCTTGCATTGAGTGACCACTTTACTCTGATGACCTGTTTTGATTAAGTTTTGATTTCTCGGTTGAGAATTATGATAAAAAGATTCATCTCTTCATGGTTTCTCATGCACataaaattcaattcaaattcgTCTACAGCACCAGATGCAGACTTGCGGAATAGCCTATCGTCAAATCGAGCAAGTCGGCTAGCTAGATGTGCTATGACTTCATGTATTGTTGTAGGTACTCTACAGCCTCCAGCAGAAAGAAGTTCCTGAACTTCTGTGACCCCCAACACATTTATACTTGATACAGTCTCTTTGACATGCAACACAGTTATAAGGAAGTTTTGCGCTTGCCAGAACGAAGTACAATGAATACGCCATTCTCGCCAACAGATGGATTACCAACCGACTGTCCCAAGAGCTCAAACTCTAACTGGAACCTCATATAAAAGGTGTTTCATTCTGTCACTAATCGATCAGTTTCTTTTCATCTGTTATAGCTAAACTAACATCCTAATGTAGCCAATTCGCACTACGGAGCGAAGCATCAACTGAGGGTTGACCTGCAGAGACATGGCACCACCAAACGGGCCGAGCTGCTAAGTCTGCAACAATGtagtcatcttcatcatcagtgTCAAACTGTTGAGCATCGACTTGCATAGTTTGGACGATTTCTGAAATTCTAACCCACCCAATGACCGCCCTCTCTTTGAGCACCATTGAGGGACTTGTTCCTATCATCGGACTCCAAACCGGctgttttctttcttcctcGAATGAACTCAAAAGCACAGATAAGGCCTTCGATCTGTCCAAAGTTCACTTCCAGGTATGGCATTCTTATGGCCATCTGATTTCTTCGTCATATAGCTGCGCGCCGGAACAAGAAttctttttttgtgttttccaTTTTAGAATGCATGGAGGTAGAGTGATTCTGAAACAAATTGCCATAAAACGAATGCTTTACTCCACTGATCGACCGAGACAATGCTAGCTTAAATCTGTATAAAAGCTAAGTGCCACGAGTTTCTTCACTTTCTTGCATGCATGTTTGGTACGTGCTTTACATAGATGATGACCTCTCTTATTCATACTAGTCTATGAGAGAATCCGAGTCCTCCCTGGAAACTAATTCATTGTTCCATTTACCTATGAAATCGGTACTGTTCACGTTAGAACCTGTTCATTTTATTTGCAAACTGCCACCGGGTCGGTACCGTGTTATGGGCCATTGGGTCGGGTACATAATcgggtgttttttttttgaaagggttGTCTCTGTCGTTTGGAAGCTGACAAAGTCATGGCGTTGCTCTCTCCTTTTTCTATGTTCTTTCTAGATTGCACTCTTCTCTTAAAAATCCTTAGATTGGGAGCTTACCGTTCACCAATTGGAAATCGAAATTGTGAAATTGAGGTTTCGATTGATTGCAGGGGTGAATTCAGGTCAAGATGAGTGAGGTGTTCGAAGGCTACGAACGCCAGTACAGCGAGCTCTCCGCCAGTCTCACCAACAAGTGTACGATAGCTGGTGGGCTTCATGGAGGTTAGTCTAGTTCTATCTCTCTTTTtaaggtttctattttatttgattgtGCTGCTTAGATTGATTTGTACACATATAAATTTTCAGTCTTTAGGTTGATTTAGGCATTAGGTTGGTAAAAGCTGATGTCAAATCATAGCAATCTGTATTGTATA
This genomic interval from Argentina anserina chromosome 1, drPotAnse1.1, whole genome shotgun sequence contains the following:
- the LOC126790279 gene encoding F-box protein At5g39450 isoform X2, giving the protein MGIWVHQNPELGNVVYVMPGFVSVVGCRVIPQELGPLGIEHGPILWAPVFEIIGDFDGSTAFFLHGRERGCNYVYPGLVKPVGRSCNVLLLEIELRQPKNGGKSLLHSKSLVNYSDSELSKNICRSDSGLSRSQMVFGQGETMVPFSRLGFSDRRKLLDVVTSQIRLKVPNVAIGPLFPRLRDDGENFQKDMVLLCERRSMLLQMLKLGEGDVDSKARNQLPFDCAQLQLNEFRKSLDRTSALQSNINEDGGHRQSPRRKTLGRYFKDSLNQILGKSNSFNGNSKNSSSSSESKYASLQEFLSSGDTIGLTLHASSAKLSSYRAWPNMHDSRFAIYKLPLRIPTADHEYAGLWGGTFGWPPGKPTKDKPGKALFFLLLSYEECQGQQHLIATKILEGTHYVLHPNGSAVFIVNIDEPSTDPFPWDTDVDSLTVNIKHALKGEGIANGYGFRYPGSKPGSLFVFQDGHLAFIWKESRAVLTLQRLNLQDLLRKGERVPALPPIANFSYLTKSYSNVFAEFPHTSSTWASAREEQSDALGEHYR
- the LOC126790279 gene encoding F-box protein At5g39450 isoform X1; translation: MSSESCGSSLLLALSDDVFSIITCSLSVKDICNLGLCCRNLHAVVDCEKVWLTQCEQIGIVPIQDLIEWRKAVSSYKALCRFLFSVQPLMGIWVHQNPELGNVVYVMPGFVSVVGCRVIPQELGPLGIEHGPILWAPVFEIIGDFDGSTAFFLHGRERGCNYVYPGLVKPVGRSCNVLLLEIELRQPKNGGKSLLHSKSLVNYSDSELSKNICRSDSGLSRSQMVFGQGETMVPFSRLGFSDRRKLLDVVTSQIRLKVPNVAIGPLFPRLRDDGENFQKDMVLLCERRSMLLQMLKLGEGDVDSKARNQLPFDCAQLQLNEFRKSLDRTSALQSNINEDGGHRQSPRRKTLGRYFKDSLNQILGKSNSFNGNSKNSSSSSESKYASLQEFLSSGDTIGLTLHASSAKLSSYRAWPNMHDSRFAIYKLPLRIPTADHEYAGLWGGTFGWPPGKPTKDKPGKALFFLLLSYEECQGQQHLIATKILEGTHYVLHPNGSAVFIVNIDEPSTDPFPWDTDVDSLTVNIKHALKGEGIANGYGFRYPGSKPGSLFVFQDGHLAFIWKESRAVLTLQRLNLQDLLRKGERVPALPPIANFSYLTKSYSNVFAEFPHTSSTWASAREEQSDALGEHYR